Below is a genomic region from Candidatus Binatia bacterium.
CGACCGCGCCGCTCGCCACGAAGAGAAAGCCGTAACGCTGCGGCGCGAAGTCGACGGCGAGCGACGCGCCTTCGGCGCGCGCGACGCGCAGCGTCGCCCCCTGGGTGATGCGGATCGGGGTCTCGACGCCGGGCTCCCCGCTGACGACGGTCAGCCAGCGCCCGCGGCGATCGTCGACGGAAAACGCCATCTGTCCGTACGAGGGAGGCGTGCCTAGTTCTCCCGGGAGCACCCACATCTGCACGAGGTGCAGCGGATCGACCGCGCTGTCGTTGTACTCGCTGTGCGTGACGCCCGTGCCCGCGCTCATGAACTGCACGCCGCCGGGGCCGACGACGCCATAATTTCCCATACTGTCGCGATGCGCGAGGGCGCCCGAGAGGACGTACGTGACGA
It encodes:
- a CDS encoding pirin family protein; this encodes METAAPVFAVVRSGERAHANHGWLETYYSFSFADYFDPSNVNWGALRVFNDDTIAGGTGFPPHPHRDMEIVTYVLSGALAHRDSMGNYGVVGPGGVQFMSAGTGVTHSEYNDSAVDPLHLVQMWVLPGELGTPPSYGQMAFSVDDRRGRWLTVVSGEPGVETPIRITQGATLRVARAEGASLAVDFAPQRYGFLFVASGAVDANGTALGAGDSVRLHDVARLEVGGAGELVLWDVPGVSRPE